A window of the Lactuca sativa cultivar Salinas chromosome 5, Lsat_Salinas_v11, whole genome shotgun sequence genome harbors these coding sequences:
- the LOC111914867 gene encoding 40S ribosomal protein S12: MAGEEAVVVPVEAPAAPAAALGEPMDIMTALQLVLRKSLAHGGLVRGLHEAAKVIEKHAALLCVLAEDCNQPDYQKLVKALCADHNVSLVTVPAAKTLGEWAGLCKIDSEGKARKVVGCSCLVVRDYGEESEGLHIVQEYVKSH, translated from the exons ATGGCAGG TGAAGAGGCTGTTGTGGTACCAGTGGAGGCACCTGCAGCTCCAGCAGCAGCTCTTGGGGAGCCAATGGACATCATGACAGCTTTGCAGCTTGTTCTAAGAAAGTCACTTGCTCATGGAGGCCTTGTGAGGGGTCTTCATGAGGCTGCAAAAGTTATTGAGAAACATGCTGCTCTTCTTTGTGTATTGGCAGAGGATTGTAATCAGCCTGACTACCAAAAATTGGTCAAAGCACTTTGTGCTGACCATAATGTCAGTTTAGTAACTGTTCCAGCTGCAAAGACTCTTGGCGAATGGGCTGGC CTGTGCAAGATTGATTCGGAAGGAAAGGCAAGAAAGGTTGTGGGTTGTTCATGCCTTGTTGTGAGG gaTTATGGGGAGGAGTCTGAAGGACTCCACATTGTTCAGGAGTATGTGAAATCCCATTAA
- the LOC111914865 gene encoding stromal cell-derived factor 2-like protein, with translation MAFSFFGLALFLVLTLDSDYASSSVYAATSEGVEITYGSVIKLMHEKTKFRLHSHDVPYGSGSGQQSVTGFPNVDDANSYWIVRPEPDTSVKLGDSIKTGTIIRLQHLKTRKWLHSHLHASPISGNLEVSCFGDDGNSDTGDYWRVEIEGSGKTWRQDQRIRLLHVDTNGFLHSHNKKYSRIAGGQQEVCGVREKRADNVWLAAEGIYLPTTESKATM, from the exons ATGGCATTTTCTTTCTTCGGTCTTGCTCTCTTTCTCGTCCTAACTCTAGACTCAGATTATGCCTCATCTTCTGTCTATGCTGCTACTTCTGAAGGCGTCGAG attACTTACGGGTCAGTGATCAAGTTGATGCATGAAAAGACAAAGTTCAGACTACACTCACATGATGTGCCATATGGATCTGGCAGTGGGCAGCAATCTGTAACTGGTTTTCCAAATGTAGATGATGCCAATAGCTATTGG ATTGTTAGACCTGAACCAGATACATCTGTGAAATTGGGGGACAGTATAAAAACTGGAACCATCATTCGGTTGCAACACTTGAAAACTAGGAAGTGGCTTCATAGTCACTTACATGCTTCACCAATATCTGGCAATCTAGAG GTGAGTTGTTTTGGAGATGATGGTAATTCAGATACAGGGGATTATTGGAG AGTTGAAATTGAGGGAAGTGGGAAAACATGGAGACAGGATCAAAGAATAAGGCTTCTCCATGTAGACACAAACGGATTTCTACACAGCCATAATAAGAAATACAGTCGCATTGCTGGTGGTCAGCAAGAG GTTTGTGGTGTAAGGGAGAAACGAGCTGATAATGTTTGGTTGGCTGCAGAAGGCATATACCTCCCAACAACTGAAAGCAAAGCGACCATGTAG
- the LOC111914864 gene encoding uncharacterized protein LOC111914864 — translation MSEPPRVVQLTMDGADSEPRPVLGPAGNKTRSVVELRKPAAKPKSKVGKPEEIKKSPSTVTVIVNSPLHSKSITPPPPLILKHKDSKLLKSNLSMNASCSSDASSDSSHSRASTGKVRRRCVTPTSIRGKQSVVPKTGKLDNALKAVSKTGKVESAARGEKLENVVVETDSSLESSADASLGRKRCAWVTANTDPCYTAFHDEEWGVPVHDDKKLFELLSLSTALAELTWPTILSKRHLFRDVFHGFDPTAVSKLNDKKIAAPGSPAASLLSEVKLRGIIENARQICKIADELGSFDKYIWGFVNHKPIVNKFRYPRQVPIKTSKADSISKDLVKRGLRGVGPTVVYSFLQVAGLTNDHLVSCFRFHECALVDVVGPGTTNDGLGLGGLTITRVMDDLTLSGE, via the exons ATGTCGGAGCCGCCGAGAGTTGTGCAATTGACGATGGATGGTGCTGATTCAGAACCACGACCGGTTCTGGGGCCCGCGGGAAACAAGACGAGATCGGTAGTGGAATTGCGTAAACCGGCTGCGAAACCTAAGAGTAAAGTCGGAAAACCGGAGGAAATTAAGAAATCGCCGTCGACAGTCACTGTTATTGTCAATTCTCCTCTGCATTCTAAATCAATAACACCTCCGCCTCCGTTAATTTTGAAGCATAAGGATTCTAAGTTGTTGAAGTCGAACTTATCGATGAATGCGTCATGCTCATCGGACGCCTCTTCCGATTCTTCACACAGTCGAGCGTCTACTGGGAAGGTTAGAAGACGGTGTGTGACACCTACATCGATTCGGGGGAAGCAATCTGTTGTTCCGAAAACAGGAAAGCTTGATAATGCTTTGAAAGCAGTTTCAAAAACTGGAAAAGTTGAGAGTGCTGCAAGAGGTGAAAAACTTGAAAATGTTGTTGTGGAGACTGATAGTTCTTTGGAATCTTCAGCTGATGCTTCATTGGGACGGAAGAGATGTGCTTGGGTTACTGCTAATACGG ATCCTTGTTATACTGCTTTTCATGATGAAGAATGGGGAGTCCCAGTACACGACGACAA GAAACTGTTTGAATTACTCAGTTTATCGACTGCATTGGCTGAACTCACGTGGCCCACTATTCTCAGCAAAAGGCATTTATTTAG aGATGTGTTTCATGGATTTGACCCAACTGCTGTCTCAAAGTTGAATGATAAGAAAATAGCAGCTCCAGGGAGCCCTGCTGCTTCTCTTCTCTCAGAAGTAAAATTACGAGGAATTATTGAAAATGCACGCCAAATTTGCAAG ATAGCGGATGAGTTGGGGTCGTTTGACAAGTACATATGGGGGTTTGTGAACCATAAACCCATCGTGAACAAATTCCGATACCCACGTCAAGTCCCAATCAAGACATCAAAAGCAGACTCAATAAGCAAAGACCTGGTCAAACGGGGCTTACGTGGCGTGGGCCCCACAGTCGTTTACTCCTTTCTACAAGTGGCTGGCCTTACAAACGACCATCTCGTTAGTTGCTTCAGGTTCCATGAATGTGCACTAGTAGATGTCGTGGGCCCGGGGACCACAAATGATGGGTTGGGGTTGGGGGGGTTAACCATAACCAGGGTTATGGATGACTTGACTTTATCGGGTGAGTGA
- the LOC111914863 gene encoding photosynthetic NDH subunit of subcomplex B 1, chloroplastic, which produces MATTSLLPKSIPPIFTNPTSISSTRFGTLPFLSNPADRQPHCPVRTATIRANAKKKNEWLDPFDTGEDPDMEYGSQYSEGKQSEDPRPPENPDNPYGFLKFPPGFMPEVMSLGLKIRGDVRRCCVVISGGVYENLLFFPTIQLIKDRYPGVQVDVLSSARGKQAFELNKNVRWADVFDPEDDFPEPAEYLDLLGLLKNRYYDMMLSTKLAGLGHASFLFMSAATERVSYIYPNVNSAGAGLLLSQTFTPDHLNLSEAGYNMYHQMTDWLARPGRSVPRQIIPPLKVSISRKLKDVVADKYNKIGVEKGKYIVIHGIQSDSKASMQSRGDADSLLPLNIWAQITNSIRGVKPVYVIPHEKERENVEEIVGDDANIIFITTPGQLAAFINDSAGVISTNTAAIQLAVAREKPCVALFGSEEKAKLFLPNIKDNKCIVASSKTGKLVDIDTNAVKNAAQIFEMPLAIA; this is translated from the exons ATGGCTACCACTTCGCTATTACCCAAATCCATTCCACCAATTTTCACAAACCCCACTTCAATTTCCTCCACTCGATTCGGTACTCTTCCTTTTCTAAGCAATCCAGCAGATCGTCAACCACATTGTCCAGTACGAACAGCAACTATTCGAGCAAATGCGAAAAAGAAAAACGAGTGGCTGGACCCATTCGATACAGGTGAGGACCCGGACATGGAGTATGGATCGCAGTATTCTGAGGGTAAGCAATCCGAGGACCCAAGACCACCCGAGAATCCAGACAACCCGTATGGGTTTCTCAAGTTTCCACCAGGGTTCATGCCAGAAGTTATGTCGTTAGGGTTGAAAATAAGGGGTGATGTTAGGAGATGCTGTGTTGTGATTTCTGGTGGGGTTTATGAAAACCTGTTGTTTTTCCCAACCATCCAACTGATTAAGGATCGATACCCTGGTGTTCAGGTGGATGTCCTGAGCTCGGCCAGAGGGAAACAAGCTTTTGAGCTGAACAAAAATGTGAGATGGGCGGATGTTTTTGATCCAGAAGATGATTTCCCTGAGCCTGCAGAATACCTTGATTTACTCGGACTACTCAAG AATAGGTACTATGATATGATGCTTTCAACGAAACTAGCAGGTTTAGGACATGCGTCGTTTCTGTTCATGTCAGCAGCTACGGAGCGGGTGAGTTACATATATCCAAATGTGAATTCCGCAGGAGCTGGATTACTTCTATCCCAAACATTCACACCGGATCACTTGAATCTCTCCGAGGCTGGATATAACAT GTACCATCAGATGACTGATTGGTTAGCGAGGCCAGGGAGGAGTGTACCAAGGCAAATAATTCCACCACTTAAAGTATCCATTTCCAGAAAGCTGAAGGACGTAGTGGCTGACAAATACAATAAAATTGGTGTTGAGAAAGGGAAATATATTGTCATACACGGGATACAATCCGATTCAAAAGCCTCTATGCAATCGAGGGGGGATGCCGATAGCTTACTACCCTTAAATATATGGGCCCAGATAACAAATTCAATCAG GGGAGTCAAACCGGTCTATGTCATCCCTcatgagaaagaaagagagaatgtGGAGGAAATTGTAGGAGATGATGCCAATATAATATTCATCACCACACCAGGACAG TTGGCTGCTTTTATTAATGACTCTGCTGGGGTTATATCTACAAACACAGCAGCAATACAACTAGCAGTCGCACGTGAAAAACCCTG TGTGGCATTGTTTGGGTCTGAAGAGAAAGCAAAACTGTTTCTTCCAAACATAAAAGACAATAAATGCATTGTAGCTTCATCAAAGACGGGGAAGTTGGTAGATATTGACACTAATGCTGTCAAAAATGCAGCCCAGATATTTGAGATGCCACTCGCTATTGCCTAG
- the LOC111914861 gene encoding phosphatidyl-N-methylethanolamine N-methyltransferase, with protein MGILACFGVMVPFPFYYWLWNHPQTWVNLCGKGRDPSKIMAMVSHFLKLVQFASLFSVSTFSWPPPLYFWPLFLLGQFLNFRVYQLLGESGTYYGVRFGKNIPWVTEFPFGTINDPQYVGSIMSLVACIPWVPFLYIFLWVLGYIFMIHVESKEDPASRANPLS; from the exons ATGGGGATATTGGCATGCTTCGGAGTTATGGTGCCCTTTCCGTTCTACTATTGGCTATGGAATCACCCACAAACATGGGTGAATCTCTGCGGAAAAGGTcgagacccttccaaaatcatggCTATGGTTTCTCATTTTCTCAAGCTGGTTCAGTTCGCGTCGCTCTTCTCCGTTTCAACCTTCTCATGGCCTCCTCCTCTCTACTTCTGGCCCCTCTTCTTACTCGGCCAGTTTCTTAACTTCAG GGTATATCAGTTGCTTGGTGAGTCAGGCACTTACTATGGTGTACGCTTTGGGAAGAATATACCTTGGGTCACTGAATTCCCTTTTGGGACAATAAATGATCCTCAGTATGTAGGTAGCATTATGAGCCTTGTAGCTTGCATACCATGGGTTCCCTTCTTGTATATCTTCCTCTGGGTTTTAGGCTACATTTTCATGATCCATGTTGAATCAAAGGAGGATCCAGCTTCTCGTGCCAACCCACTTTCTTGA
- the LOC111914859 gene encoding uncharacterized protein LOC111914859: MGSQANHGGFRAKMEHYLYSGEKKHVAAGMAIIGVLFGVPWYLMNRGTKHQSHQDYLEKADRARNARLHSAPSK; this comes from the exons ATGGGAAGCCAGGCGAATCATGGAGGATTTAGGGCAAAAATGGAGCACTACCTTTACAGTGGTGAAAAGAAGCATGTCGCGGCCGGCATGGCCATCATCGGCGTCCTCTTTGGCGTTCCATGGTACCTCATGAACCGAG GTACAAAACATCAATCCCATCAAGACTACTTGGAGAAAGCTGATAGAGCTCGAAATGCACGTCTACATTCTGCACcatcaaaataa
- the LOC111914860 gene encoding magnesium transporter MRS2-1 encodes MEDLKERLLPSKPASGINPRDASYRRQPFQGVDVLGLKKRGQGLRSWIRVDAASGEAQVIEVDKFTMMRRCDLPARDLRLLDPLFVYPSTILGREKAIVVNLEQIRCIITSDEVLLLNSLDSYVLQYVVELQRRLKAAGDAGDVWQSESSDFSRWKGVRTFRDMFGSPSPDYLPFEFKALEVALEAACTFLDTQASELEIEAYPLLDELTSKISTSNLERVRRLKSRLVALTRRVQKVRDEIEQLMDDDGDMAEMYLTEKKGGNESLFYSGGGDGSMAGYRSTDGTQSVSAPVSPVSSPRDGNGKRLEKNLSLARSSRHDSIRSSDTATGNIDELEMLLEAYFIVTDSTLNKLTSLKEYIDDTEDFINIQLDNVRNQLIQFELLLTTATFIVAIFGVVAGIFGMNFEIGLFTSQSAFKWVLLVTGIFGLFLFASFLWFFKYRRLMPL; translated from the exons ATGGAAGACCTAAAAGAACGTCTCCTCCCATCAAAACCTGCATCTGGTATAAACCCTAGAGATGCATCTTACAGGCGGCAGCCCTTTCAAGGAGTAGATGTTCTGGGCCTAAAAAAGCGTGGGCAAGGGCTTCGATCATGGATCCGTGTTGATGCTGCATCTGGTGAAGCCCAAGTTATTGAAGTTGACAAATTTACTATGATGCGTCGCTGTGATCTTCCTGCACGTGATCTTCGTCTTCTTGATCCATTATTCGTGTACCCCTCAACAATTCTTGGGAGAGAGAAGGCAATAGTTGTGAATTTGGAGCAGATTCGGTGTATTATAACATCGGATGaagttcttcttttgaattcACTCGACAGTTATGTGTTACAGTATGTGGTGGAGTTACAACGAAGGTTAAAAGCTGCAGGGGATGCAGGTGATGTTTGGCAATCAGAAAGCTCTGATTTTAGCAGATGGAAAGGAGTCAGGACTTTTCGGGATATGTTTGGAAGCCCTTCACCCGATTATCTGCCCTTTGAGTTCAAGGCTTTAGAAGTTGCTCTTGAGGCTGCTTGTACATTTCTGGACACTCAG GCATCAGAATTAGAAATTGAAGCATATCCGTTGCTTGATGAACTTACATCAAAGATCAGTACTTCAAATTTGGAGCGTGTTCGTAGACTGAAAAGCAGACTAGTTGCTTTGACTCGGAGGGTTCAGAAG GTAAGAGATGAAATAGAGCAACTGATGGATGATGATGGAGATATGGCTGAAATGTATTTGACTGAAAAGAAAGGGGGAAATGAGTCATTATTCTACAGTGGTGGTGGAGATGGATCTATGGCGGGATACAGATCAACAGATGGAACGCAATCTGTTTCTGCTCCTGTGTCTCCGGTTTCTTCACCAAGAGATGGAAATGGGAAAAGGCTTGAAAAGAATCTAAGCCTTGCAAGGAGCAGCAGGCATGATAGCATAAGGAGTTCAGATACTGCAACTGGAAATATTGATGAGCTGGAGATGCTTCTTGAAGCTTATTTTATTGTCACTGATAGCACTCTCAATAAGCTCACATCG CTGAAGGAATACATTGATGATACTGAAGACTTCATCAATATTCAATTG GATAATGTTCGGAACCAGCTGATACAGTTTGAGTTGTTGCTGACAACAGCGACGTTTATTGTGGCGATATTTGGGGTGGTGGCTGGGATTTTTGGGATGAATTTTGAGATCGGGTTGTTTACTAGCCAGTCTGCATTTAAATGGGTACTGCTTGTTACAGGGATTTTTGGACTCTTTTTGTTTGCTTCCTTTCTCTGGTTTTTCAAGTACAGAAGACTCATGCCATTGTAG
- the LOC111914858 gene encoding probable protein phosphatase 2C 60: protein MGVYLSTPKTDKTSDDGENEKLRYGVSSMQGWRTSMEDAHAALLDLDNSTSFFGVYDGHGGQAVSKFCAKYLHQQVLKQEAYAAGDIGTAAQKSFLRMDEMMCGQRGWRELAILGNKMDQFSGMIEGLIWSPKGNDLKGLNDNWSTEEGPHSNYEGPACGSTACVAIIHNNQLVVANAGDSRCVISRKGQAYNLSKDHKPDLEVERERIYKAGGYIHYGRVNGSLNLARAIGDMELKKDKTLPPEKQILTANPDINTVELCDDDDFLVLACDGIWDCMSSQQLVDFVHEQLKTESKLSVVCEKVFDRCLAPTSGGEGCDNMTMILVQFKKPQSQSGPSTSTSHSHPPSDSSNDQEVPGSD from the exons ATGGGGGTTTACCTAAGCACACCTAAAACTGATAAAACATCCGACGATGGTGAGAATGAGAAACTGAGATATGGAGTCTCATCCATGCAAGGATGGCGCACATCAATGGAAGATGCT CATGCTGCTTTACTTGACTTGGACAACTCCACATCTTTCTTTGGCGTTTATGATGGCCATGGAG GTCAGGCAGTCTCTAAGTTCTGTGCCAAGTATCTTCACCAGCAAGTCCTGAAGCAGGAAGCTTATGCTGCTGGTGATATTGGAACTGCTGCCCAGAAATCTTTTCTCAG AATGGATGAGATGATGTGTGGACAACGTGGCTGGAGAGAGTTGGCTATATTGGGAAATAAAATGGATCAATTCAGTGGCATGATAGAGGGACTAATTTGGTCACCAAAGGGTAACGATTTAAAAGGTCTAAATGATAATTGGTCTACTGAGGAG GGACCACATTCTAATTATGAGGGACCCGCATGTGGCAGCACAGCTTGTGTGGCAATCATCCATAATAATCAACTTGTTGTAGCAAATGCTGGTGACTCTCGTTGTGTCATATCCCGCAAGGGTCAG GCGTATAATTTATCAAAAGACCATAAGCCTGATCTTGAAGTTGAGAGAGAAAGGATATATAAAGCTGGTGGTTATATTCATTATGGTCGAGTTAATGGGAGTCTAAACTTGGCTAGAGCTATCg GTGATATGGAGCTGAAAAAAGATAAAACACTTCCCCCTGAAAAACAAATTCTAACTGCAAATCCTGATATAAACACG GTTGAGCTttgtgatgatgatgattttcTTGTTCTTGCCTGCGATGGAATATG GGACTGCATGTCAAGCCAGCAACTTGTAGACTTTGTTCATGAacaactaaaaact GAAAGTAAGCTGTCAGTGGTGTGTGAGAAGGTATTTGATAGGTGTTTAGCACCGACTTCTGGTGGGGAAGGGTGTGATAATATGACCATGATTTTGGTCCAGTTCAAGAAACCCCAATCTCAATCTGGCCCATCTACTTCTACTTCACATTCACATCCACCATCTGATTCATCTAACGATCAGGAAGTGCCTGGATCAGATTAG